A genomic region of Rhipicephalus sanguineus isolate Rsan-2018 chromosome 3, BIME_Rsan_1.4, whole genome shotgun sequence contains the following coding sequences:
- the LOC119385417 gene encoding uncharacterized protein LOC119385417, with protein MNAAIPPPPSFLQRPGVPPIPWRQWRPVLQVYIDAAARDASPEHKKALLLNALGVEGLNTYLRAAEDEQQPGADRPTQEETPNVYDAALALLSQLFDPQPDAACLRARFKALCQGPDESAVQFIHEVRRLAKLCEFGAASDILAYDQIVSGIASPQLKRTFCKLGKDFTVQKALDIAKEEERVDRALLQLSGVQVDAVSLRTVQDGGATRRIRQNGGPNGGRPPQASPQDGAGGTSSACTSSPTTAADTSSPAAPPGRAGACYRCGSRRHWANSAACPARSRTCSRCGRRGHFARVCRSTSGSRTGHQGT; from the coding sequence ATGAACGCCGCTATCCCTCCGCCTCCGTCGTTTCTCCAGCGCCCCGGCGTACCACCTATTCCATGGAGACAGTGGCGTCCTGTGTTGCAGGTATACATTGACGCCGCGGCCAGGGACGCCTCGCCGGAACACAAGAAGGCGCTGCTTCTGAACGCTTTAGGCGTCGAGGGACTGAACACTTATCTGCGTGCCGCCGAAGATGAGCAGCAGCCGGGAGCCGACCGGCCAACTCAGGAGGAGACGCCGAACGTGTACGACGCAGCCCTTGCGCTGCTCAGCCAACTTTTCGACCCTCAACCGGACGCGGCGTGTCTACGCGCCCGCTTCAAAGCCCTATGCCAGGGACCGGACGAGTCGGCGGTCCAATTCATTCACGAAGTACGCCGACTAGCCAAGCTGTGTGAATTCGGCGCGGCGAGCGACATCCTTGCTTACGACCAGATCGTCTCTGGCATCGCGTCGCCGCAGCTGAAAAGGACTTTTTGCAAACTGGGCAAGGACTTCACCGTGCAGAAAGCGCTCGACATTGCAAAGGAGGAGGAGCGCGTTGACCGAGCCTTGCTACAGTTATCCGGAGTTCAAGTCGACGCCGTGTCGTTGCGTacagttcaagatggcggcgcaacTCGCCGAATTCGTCAAAATGGCGGGCCAAATGGTGGCCGTCCTCCCCAAGCTTCGCCGCAAGATGGCGCCGGCGGGACTTCGTCTGCGTGCACCTCCTCGCCCACCACTGCTGCGGACACCTCCTCTCCAGCTGCGCCGCCGGGTCGCGCGGGTGCCTGTTACCGCTGCGGATCGAGGCGGCATTGGGCCAACTCCGCCGCCTGCCCAGCCAGGAGCCGGACGTGTTCGCGATGCGGACGTCGTGGCCATTTCGCGCGGGTCTGCCGCTCTACTTCGGGGTCTCGGACCGGTCATCAAGGCACATAA